The following proteins are co-located in the Betta splendens chromosome 9, fBetSpl5.4, whole genome shotgun sequence genome:
- the LOC114862007 gene encoding citron Rho-interacting kinase isoform X12 — protein sequence MITKLEKTNAEQQSRIQDLQEKLAKALKASAEATDLLQTMKVAKERIERDLERLQNKEDSSDSLRRRLRETEDGRKTLENQVKRLEIVERRETKLKDEIQSKAQQIQQMADKILELEEKLRETQSTAQRLETHLKQKEKLYEDKIKVLEAQMKADMADKEMLESSQSKYEEEVREKCSIISEQKATINAMDSKMNSLEQRIAELSEANKLAANSSIYTQKNINGNRKAQEEMISELRQQKFYLESQAGKLEAQNAKLEEHLEKMSQQEQSNKSRVMELETRLRELGLEHEEQKLEIKRQVTELTLSLQERESQISNLQAARRALESQLQQAKTELEETTAEAEEEITVLRAHRDEIQRKYDALRDSCAVITDLEEQLTTLTQENAELNRQNFYLSKQLDEASDEREDRLHLSQDVDQLRREVADREMHLNNQKQNLETLKTTCTMLEEQVLELETLNDELMEKERQWDTWRATLEEEKNQAERRTREIQRLLDTEKQTRLRAEQRSTESRQAVEQAVKEHKAEILALQQALKDQKLKAESLADTLNDLEKKHAMLEMNARSLQQKLESERDLKQRLLDEQEKLQQQMDAQKAHIFRLTQGLQDALDQTDLLKTERTDLEYQLENIQLHLQAVYSHEKVKMEGTITQQTKLIDFLQAQAHGGSKKKKGLFGRRREDLLAAMAAQAQSQGQSQGQVSPVPPIQPVPLQYSDMKAALDKERARCSELEDALQKMRGELRSLREEALQYKDHSSSANPSTARQQIIMSAMVKSPEHQQGPTNLAPSNSGRRKETATPEERRRVTFEKYSRRLKDSQRDRERERERVVHHNTPHRFTVGLNMRAAKCTVCLDTVHFGRQAATCLECHALCHPKCSPCLPATCGMSSDCSLHLSEGLCRDKGSSPGQQLKEAGGHMHLEGWMKQPRNGKRGQGWERKYMVLDGTKISIYELEPREESVKPLEEFDLCLSDGEVVVHGAVGASELPNTAKSDVPYVLKLESRCHTPCWPGQSVYFMAPSFPDKQRWVAVIESVVAGGRASREKAEADAAAVSKRQMVLSPLVQKLLGNSLLKLEGDDRLDINCTLPLTDQIVLVGSEEGLYALNVIKNSLTHIPGLGSVFQIHIIKEQEKLLMIVGEDRALCLVEIKRVKQSLAQSHLPNQSDLAPHIFETVKGCHLFAAGRIDNSPCICAAMPNKITILRYNDNLNKYCIRKEIETLEPCSCIHLTSYSIIIGTNKFYEIEMKQFVLEEFLDKNDVSLASAVFAASSHSFPIAIMQVASSMQKEEYLLCFHEFGVFVDTYGRRSRSEEIKWSRLPLSFAYREPYLFVTYYNSLDVIEVQGHAALGPAVLAHLDIPNPRYLGPAISSGAIYLASSYQNKLRVICCKGSLIRESGELQRTNSSRGSPSKRGPPTYTEHITKRLSSGPGSHDGLHREPSTPHRYREGRTEFRRDKSPARPLDREKSPGRVLDSRRERSPGRFGDSTRLHAGSVRTQLAPVNKVWDQSSV from the exons aTGATCACCAAGTTGGAAAAG acAAATGCTGAGCAGCAATCAAGGATCCAGGATCTTCAGGAGAAGCTTGCCAAG GCATTAAAAGCTAGCGCTGAGGCTACAGACCTCCTTCAGACTATGAAAGTAGCCAAAGAACGCATCGAGCGAGATTTAGAGAGGCTCCAAAACAAGGAAGACTCTAGTGACAGCCTGCGCAGACGCCTCCGTGAGACAGAG GACGGTAGGAAGACTCTTGAGAACCAGGTAAAAAGGCTGGAAATTGTTGAGCGGCGAGAAACAAAACTAAAGGATGAGATCCAGAGCAAGGCCCAGCAGATTCAGCAGATGGCAGATAAGATTCTG GAGCTTGAAGAGAAACTGCGAGAGACTCAATCCACTGCCCAGCGGTTGGAGACTCAtttaaaacagaaggagaaGCTCTATGAAGACAAGATTAAG GTGTTAGAGGCGCAGATGAAGGCGGACATGGCTGATAAGGAGATGCTGGAGTCCAGTCAGAGCAAATatgaagaggaggtgagggagaagTGCAGCATCATCAGTGAACAGAAGGCG ACCATAAATGCAATGGACTCTAAGATGAACAGCCTGGAGCAGAGGATTGCTGAGTTGTCAGAAGCCAACAAACTGGCAGCCAACAGCAGCATTTACACACAAAAGAACAT TAATGGCAATAGGAAAGCCCAGGAGGAGATGATCTCAGAGCTTCGCCAGCAGAAGTTCTACTTGGAGTCCCAGGCTGGGAAGCTGGAGGCCCAGAATGCCAAACTTGAAGAGCACCTAGAGAAAATGAGTCAGCAGGAGCAAAGCAACAAGAGCCGAGTAATGGAGCTAGAAACCAGGCTTCGAGAG CTTGGCTTGGAGCATGAGGAACAAAAGCTAGAAATAAAGCGGCAGGTGACGGAGCTGACCCTGTCACTACAAGAGCGTGAATCCCAGATCAGCAACTTGCAGGCAGCTCGCCGCGCTCTGGagagccagctgcagcaggccaaGACTGAGCTGGAAGAGACCActgcagaggctgaggaggagatcaCTGTGCTGCGA GCACATAGAGATGAGATACAACGCAAGTATGATGCACTGAGAGACAGCTGTGCG gtgATAACAGATCTAGAGGAGCAGCTGACCACACTGACTCAGGAGAATGCAGAGCTGAACCGTCAGAACTTCTACCTTTCTaagcagctggatgaggctTCTGATGAGCGAGAGGACCGGCTTCATCTCAGTCAGGATGTAGACCAGCTGCGTCGGGAGGTGGCTGATCGCGAGATGCACCTCAATAACCAGAAACAG AACCTTGAGACACTAAAGACCACATGCACcatgctggaggagcaggtacTGGAGCTTGAGACACTGAATGACGAGCTgatggagaaggagagacaATGGGACACCTGGAGAGcaacactggaggaggagaagaaccaGGCTGAGCGGAGAACAAGGGAGATCCAGAGACTGCTGGATACAGAGAAACAAACCAG GCTGCGTGCAGAGCAGCGCAGCACTGAGTCTCGCCAGGCTGTGGAACAAGCAGTCAAGGAGCACAAAGCTGAGATCCTGGCCCTGCAGCAGGCCCTCAAAGACCAGAAACTCAAAGCTGAGAGCCTTGCAGACACT TTAAATGATCTGGAGAAGAAGCATGCCATGCTGGAGATGAACGCCCGCAGTCTGCAGCAAAAGCTGGAGAGTGAGAGGGACCTCAAGCAGAGACTGCTGGATGAG CAAGAGAAactccagcagcagatggatgCTCAGAAGGCTCACATCTTCCGTTTGACCCAGGGGCTGCAGGACGCTTTGGACCAAACTGACCTGCTGAAAACTGAGAGGACCGACCTGGAATACCAGCTGGAGAACATCCAG CTCCACCTGCAGGCTGTGTACTCCCATGAGAAGGTGAAAATGGAGGGGACTATCACTCAGCAGACCAAGCTTATAGACTTCCTCCAGGCCCAAGCCCACGGTGGctcaaagaagaaaaag GGTTTATTTGGCCGCCGTCGGGAGGATCTCTTGGCCGCCATGGCTGCTCAGGCCCAGTCTCAGGGGCAGAGTCAGGGCCAGGTGTCCCCTGTGCCTCCAATCCAGCCGGTGCCTCTGCAGTACAGCGACATGAAGGCAGCTCTGGACAAGGAGCGTGCTCGCTGCTCTGAGCTGGAAGATGCTCTTCAGAAAATGAGAGGAGAGCTGCGATCTCTGAGAGAGGAAG CGCTCCAGTATAAagaccacagcagctctgcaaacCCGTCCACAGCCCGGCAGCAGATAATAATGTCTGCCATGGTGAAGTCTCCTGAGCACCAGCAGGGCCCGACCAACCTGGCACCCTCTAACTCTGGACGCAGGAAGGAGACAGCAACACCTGAGG AGAGAAGGAGGGTCACATTTGAAA AGTATAGCCGCCGTTTGAAGGacagtcagagagacagagagagggagcgagagagggtgGTGCACCACAACACCCCCCACCGCTTCACAGTGGGTCTCAACATGAGAGCTGCCAAGTGCACTGTGTGCCTGGACACTGTGCATTTCGGACGCCAAGCGGCTACCTGTCTCG AATGCCACGCTTTGTGCCACCCGAAATGCTCCCCCTGCCTTCCAGCCACGTGTGGCATGTCCAGTGACTGCTCACTGCATCTGTCTGAGGGCCTGTGTCGTGACAAAGGCAGCTCCCCCGGCCAGCAGCTCAAAGAAGCAGGCGGACACATGCACCTAGAAGGCTGGATGAAGCAGCCCAG gaatgGGAAGCGTGGACAAGGCTGGGAGAGGAAATATATGGTTCTGGATGGCACAAAAATCTCTATCTATGAGCTAGAGCCTAGAGAAG AATCAGTAAAGCCGCTGGAGGAGTTTGACCTGTGTCTCTCAGACGGAGAGGTGGTGGTTCATGGAGCAGTTGGAGCTTCGGAGTTGCCAAACACTGCCAAGTCAG ATGTTCCATATGTCCTGAAGCTGGAGTCTCGTTGTCACACCCCCTGCTGGCCGGGACAGTCCGTTTACTTCATGGCTCCCAGTTTCCCAGACAAGCAGCGCTGGGTGGCCGTCATTGAGTCAGTGGTGGCTGGTGGACGGGCATCACGGGAGAAGGCAGAGGCCGACGCA GCTGCTGTGTCCAAAAGACAAATGGTTCTGTCTCCTCTGGTCCAG AAGCTGCTAGGCAACTCTCTACTAAAGCTGGAAGGAGACGATAGGCTGGATATTAACTGCACCCTCCCGCTCACTGATCAG ATCGTTCTGGTGGGCTCAGAAGAAGGGCTATATGCCCTGAACGTTATCAAGAACTCCCTGACTCACATTCCTGGTTTGGGATCAGTCTTTCAGATCCATATCATCAAGGAGCAGGAGAAACTGCTGATGATTGTTG GGGAAGACAGGGCCTTGTGTCTGGTGGAGATTAAGAGAGTGAAACAGTCTTTGGCCCAGTCCCACTTACCCAACCAGTCTGATCTGGCCCCACACATCTTTGAGACAGTGAAGGGCTGTCATCTGTTCGCTGCTGGAAGA ATAGACAACAGTCCTTGTATATGTGCTGCAATGCCTAACAAGATAACTATTCTGCGCTACAACGACAATCTCAACAAATACTGCATTCGCAAG GAAATTGAAACTTTGGAGCCCTGCAGCTGCATTCATCTGACCAGCTACAGCATCATCATTGGAACCAACAAATTCTATGAGATTGAAATGAAGCAGTTTGTGCTTGAGG AGTTCTTGGACAAGAACGACGTGTCACTGGCTTCGGCAGTGTTTGCAGCCTCGTCCCACAGTTTCCCCATCGCCATCATGCAGGTGGCCAGCAGCATGCAGAAGGAGGAGtacctgctgtgttttcatg AGTTTGGCGTGTTTGTGGACACATATGGACGACGAAGCCGCTCAGAGGAAATTAAGTGGAGCCGTCTGCCTCTGTCCTTTG CCTACAGAGAGCCATACCTCTTTGTCACCTACTACAACTCTTTGGACGTCATTGAGGTTCAGGGACACGCTGCTCTGGG TCCTGCAGTGCTGGCCCACCTGGACATTCCCAACCCTCGCTACCTGGGCCCAGCCATTTCCTCTGGGGCCATTTACCTGGCCTCATCCTACCAAAACAAGCTGCGGGTCATCTGCTGTAAGGGAAGCCTGATCAGAGAGTCTGGGGAGCTGCAGAGGACCAACTCGAGCCGAGG CAGTCCCAGCAAGCGAGGCCCGCCCACCTACACAGAGCACATCACCAAGCGCTTGTCCTCGGGGCCGGGCAGCCACGACGGTCTCCACCGGGAGCCCAGCACGCCGCACCGGTACCGGGAGGGCCGCACCGAGTTCAGGCGAGACAAGTCTCCTGCCCGACCGCTGGACAGAGAGAAGTCTCCAGGCAGGGTGCTGGACAGTCGCAGGGAGAGGTCCCCTGGGAGGTTCGGTGACAGCACCAGGCTCCACGCTGGATCCGTCCGCACACAGCTGGCTCCTGTAAACAAG GTGTGGGACCAGTCGTCTGTGTGA